AGCACATTactataattaaaagtttccATTTGTTCGAAATTCAAATACCTAGACATGAGCGCTGATGGGATTCCAGATGTAGAGCACTAAATACTTGCTGCTCAGTGGGTAGGCAATCAGCATGTTTAATTCGCCTAACTATTCACTGTTCCCAATCAACAATCCTCTGTAATTTTTAGTCTCCCCATATACAAATCGGACACAATTTAGCTAATTTATGCTTTTCATGCAAATGaatagaattaaataaaaacctcCTTATTGGTGAGATTAGAGTGTGTACCATTTAAAAGAATAGACAACCACCATAAGAAGTTAAAGAATGACATAAAGTAGGCATGCAATTAATGTAGTTGACGTTTAGCTACCTAAATCTGATTTCTTCTAGATCGAAGGGATACTCAATGATCCCCGTTGTCGGCACACGAACTCGTAAAATGTCTTGCTCAGTGGGTAAATAATCAGGTTGAGCCACACGATCGAGATCCATCAGATAACTGCAGACGATACACACAAGAATGTAATgaatatacaacaacaacaaatcaatggATGAACTTACTATTTAGCGGAATCAGTCAATTGATATTCTCTTCGTCGATCATAGCACTCCTGTATGCCGGCATCGGACCATAGCGTTTTTATGGCATTCAAATACGGATCCTCAAATGTTGTTACTGTTTCATAATCAATGCTCATAACCAGATCAGCAAGATCCTGCAAATGAAATCCggtataaataacaatttgaaacaCTAGGATTAAGTCAAAGTTACGTACTATATGTTCGCCAACACCGTAGGATATTTTCAGCATATCCATGGCCTTGATCATTGACTGCATGGCCATGAATATGTTCTGGAACACCAGCTTAATGTAGCCACGCTTATCATCGTCCGAGTATCCGCTGCCGTGTATAATGCGCATCTGTTTGATAAACGTTGACTTTCCGGACTCGCCCGTGCCTGTGAATACACAACAGTGAAATGGTGGCATTAGTTATAGAACCAGTAAGGAACCAGAAACGGCATCAACCACACGCATGTTAGGTTGGTAAAGCACTTTACTAATTAGCAAAAATGTGGTTATGCCAACCAACTTGGCGCAGTGAACTTGCATCTGCAAACAGGGAAACGCAACAATTGCATTAAGCCCCCGGCCCAGGTGAAATTCAATCACACTCATTGCTATCGTTGTAATGCAcgcatgcatacatatgtatatagtactgtgagtgttgttgttgtgcatcattaataaagttttgtttaCTAATTGACACATACGATGCACAAGGCAAAGCAagctgctctctctctatcttggAGGCAAGGGAGTCGTTGGCTTCCGTATATTTATAGGGGTCAAGGTCGATTGATAGATAGAATATACACGTTAATATATACTCACCCAGTAACAGGAGTTTAAGTTCTCGGCGTGCATCTCGTTTGTCGCGACGCAACTGTTTCTCGATTTCCTGATTGATCCGTTTTTGTTCCTTGGCCTCTTCTGATAAACAGCACTCCATGCTAACTGGATTTAAGGACGCTTACGCGTTCTACCGTCCCTGCTCGACGCTCCGTGACTTGGGCAAATCCTTATGAAACGACTTTATCGTTCAATTGTTATGTGTATTCCGCTCCCCCCTCTTGCAATTTTGCACAATGTTGCTaatgaaaatgatatatatatattgcagCTTTTTGTGTCCCGTCCTTTGAATATTCGTATTTTTGGAGCAACTTCACAGTTTTCGATTAGCCAAAAATTTGCGTTAATTCCGTAGTTGTTTTTGCTCTCTAATGTAAATTGTTGTATGtttattccttttttattttaatttcgatttaGTTGCTCTTGAGCATTTGTACTTTGGCGTTGCTCGCTGTTTCCTACGACACTCAGGCTCTCTTTGGCTATTGCTTACTTTGCTTCAAAGGCTTCGATGGgatttgtgagtgtgtgtgtgttgtgtatgtgtgtgtgtgtgtgtgtgagtgcgtaaTGAGGGATTAGTTTACTCAGTTGACTATATTCTTGACCAGACTTTGACGCATCTCACTGACAATGGAGAATACGAATACGTTGACCACATTGAACAGGACGACTTCAACTGATTAACTTAATATCTGGATAACACCTGCAAGAAAAACAGAGAAACTATTAATACATTGAACTCTAGTTTAGTCACATTACAAAAGTTTTATACCTCTAAGTAAAAGGGAAAGTGTTTACATTAGATCTGAACTATAGTCTCGCAATTAGCAATACCCTAACAATTTTGGTGGGCGGACAGCAgctacaatttataaaaactgACGACAAAAACAAGATTTTAACAAACGTCTGTGAATTATTGTTCGTAGATATTGTTGGCCTTGCCTATGTTCCATGTGCATTCCGCATGAAACTGGATTCATTTCCCTATCAGGGATCATAAGATGAAAGAGTGATCAGTGTAATGCTAATTACTAAACAGTACACTTTCCACCATTTGGTGTTGGTGGACGAATTAGCTAAATAgggtatttatatttaatcacacatgtgtgtatgtttacATATACACTTTGGCTTAGCtgcatgtaaataaaaaacaattattaatttacgaAAACTAGTATTTGAAAGGCATTCCTAGACGCCCACGCAGCGTAATAAGCATGTAAACAACTTAAATGATTCCAGGAAATTTGAACATAAAATAAGCAAATTCAtttgtatacttaatatacatattgGTTTTGCAAAAAGAGATGAGAGCAAACCTTTAAAGGCGGGTTTAAAGGGACATCT
This is a stretch of genomic DNA from Drosophila albomicans strain 15112-1751.03 chromosome 3, ASM965048v2, whole genome shotgun sequence. It encodes these proteins:
- the LOC117569000 gene encoding guanine nucleotide-binding protein G(q) subunit alpha isoform X1, whose amino-acid sequence is MECCLSEEAKEQKRINQEIEKQLRRDKRDARRELKLLLLGTGESGKSTFIKQMRIIHGSGYSDDDKRGYIKLVFQNIFMAMQSMIKAMDMLKISYGVGEHIVRNFDLILVFQIVIYTGFHLQDLADLVMSIDYETVTTFEDPYLNAIKTLWSDAGIQECYDRRREYQLTDSAKYYLMDLDRVAQPDYLPTEQDILRVRVPTTGIIEYPFDLEEIRFRMVDVGGQRSERRKWIHCFENVTSIIFLVALSEYDQILFESDNENRMEESKALFRTIITYPWFQNSSVILFLNKKDLLEEKIMYSHLVDYFPEYDGPQRDAIAAREFILRMFVDLNPDSEKIIYSHFTCATDTENIRFVFAAVKDTILQSNLKEYNLV
- the LOC117569000 gene encoding guanine nucleotide-binding protein G(q) subunit alpha isoform X2, which gives rise to MECCLSEEAKEQKRINQEIEKQLRRDKRDARRELKLLLLGTGESGKSTFIKQMRIIHGSGYSDDDKRGYIKLVFQNIFMAMQSMIKAMDMLKISYGVGEHIDLADLVMSIDYETVTTFEDPYLNAIKTLWSDAGIQECYDRRREYQLTDSAKYYLMDLDRVAQPDYLPTEQDILRVRVPTTGIIEYPFDLEEIRFRMVDVGGQRSERRKWIHCFENVTSIIFLVALSEYDQILFESDNENRMEESKALFRTIITYPWFQNSSVILFLNKKDLLEEKIMYSHLVDYFPEYDGPQRDAIAAREFILRMFVDLNPDSEKIIYSHFTCATDTENIRFVFAAVKDTILQSNLKEYNLV